The sequence CCGAGTGCCGCTGACTGAAACATGCGCGGAAGAGGAGTGGGGCTCGGAAGCGGGCCACCATCGCTCCGGTCGCTCCAGCGCCGCACCGCCCACCGTCATCCTTCCGCCACGTTCACGGATGCGCAGCGGTGCGCAATGAATGGCACGCTCCGAGCCGGCCGGCAGCACCGGCCCCAGCGCCTCAGCGGCCTTGAGCGCCGCGCGCAGTCCCGCCTCCACGCTGGCCGCATGCGGAAACGCAAAGACAGTCAGCCCCGCCTCCACCCGCGCCAGCTCCGCGCCGAACACCGCGAGCTGTGAGACCAGGGCCGGCGCATCCAGCGACGTCTTCACACCGAGCAACGCCACATCACGCGGGCCCTGCGCCACGGGGGCACGCGCTACTCCGTCTCGCGAAGACACAGGCGCGGACGCCTCACCACTCCGCGCCGCCGCGTCCTCCACCACGCGCCGCAATTCCTCCACCAGCACCGCCGCGCTCGGGAACCGTTCCTCCGGGTCCTTCGCCAGCAGCCGCTGCACGAGCGCCTCCACCGGCGCGGGCACCGGCCATGGCGCCAGTTCCTTCAGCGCCGGAGGCCTGCGCGACACATGCGCTTGCAGCACCGCCGCCGTGTCACCAACGAACGGCGGCCGTCCGCACAGCAACTCGAAGAACACCACCCCCAGGCTGTACAGGTCCGCCCGCGCATCGATGGTCCGCGCATCCCGGCACTGTTCGGGCGCCATGTACTCATGCGTCCCCAGCCGCTGCCCCGTGCGCGTCAGCGTGACGGCGGGCGCCTCGACTTCCTCCGTGGCCCCCAGCCGCGCCAGCCCGAAGTCCAGGAGCACGAGCCGCGCTCCGGCCAGCATCACGTTCTCCGGCTTGAGGTCCCGGTGCACCACCGCCGCCGCGTGCACGTGCCCCACCGCCTCCGCCAGCGCCACCATGAGCGGCCCGGCCTCGCTCCACGGCAGCGCCCCCGGCCCGGGCAATTCCGCCAGCCTTCGCGCCAGCGTCAGCCCGTCGATGCGCTCCATCACCACCAGCGGCTCGCCGGCGCGCGTCGTCCCCTGGCCCAGGAGCCTCGGCGCGGCGGGCGGGCCGATGCGGCGCAGCGCCTCCACCTCGCGCTCCAGCCGCTCGCTCGCCAGGGGCTCCAGCACCTTGAGCGCCACCTCGCGCCCGTCCGTGTCGCGGTGGGCGGAGAACACGCGCCCGAAACCGCCGCGCCCCAGGGGGCCTCCCACGGTGAAACCCATCACCTCCGGAGGCAGGGCCGGGGCCACCGGTGGACGCGGCTCGGCCGAGGGGTGGAGGGGGCAGCGCTCCGCCACGCGGCGGTGACAGGTGGGACAGCGCATTCGAGTCGAAAACGGTCGACTCTGGAAATCATCGCCGGTCGGCCGCGCGGACGGAAGGAGGCCCCTCGTCACGACTTCGCGGCTTCACCCGGAGGGAAGGGCAGGGGCCCCGCCCGTGAAACTCAGTCCGACATCTCCGGCAGGTCGGGCAGCGTGTCCGGGTCCAGCTTCAGAATCACGCACAGCCGCGTCAGCGTGGAGATGGTGGGCACCATGACGCCCCGCTCCACGCGCGCGAGGACTTCCACGGGAATCTCCAGCCGCTCGGCGACCTCCTCCATGCCGAGCCCCGCCTGCTGGCGGGCGGCCTTCAGTGCCGCGCCGAGCACCTCGGCCTTTTCCCTCCGACTCGTGTTCATGGCCCCGAGCATGACGCCATCCGGTCCGTCCGTCATCCAATTCACCACATGGCCCGGGCCCGACGCATGGCCTCCAACACTGCCACAGGGCCCCGGGGCGCCGCGCAAGCCCCCCTGCCGTCCCCCAGGAATGTGAGGCCCCGACGCCGGGACTGGCCGGCCCGCCGCACCGTGCGCACGCTGGCGGTAGGGGGCTGTGGCATTGCCTGCGGGGGGTGTGTTAGGTCGCCCGTCCCCGGTATCCCCCTGGGCAGGAGACAGGAGAAGCGAATGGCCCGTCGCCACGTCCGCGTCGTCGGTGCAATGCTCCAGAACGACGGGGGGCGCTACCTCATCACCCAGCGCCCTCCCTCCGCTTCGCTGCCCCTGCTCTGGGAGTTCCCCGGTGGGCGCGTGGAGGAGGGCGAGGACGACGCCACCGCGCTCGCCCGGGAGATTCTGGAGGAGATGGGCGTGGCTGTGCACGTGCTCGAGCAGGCCATGCACACCCGCCACGAGTACCCGACGTACGACATCGACTTCCGCGTCTTCCATTGCCGGATGGCCGAGCCCGAGCGGAACATCCGCCACCTGCGCGTGCATGACCACCGCTGGGTGACGCTGGAGGAGATGGCGGGCTACCGCTTCCCGGACGCCGACGCCAAGACGCTGGCGAAGCTGCTCGATCTGGACTCCTGACGTGTCGGCCCGACTGGCGCTGCTCCTGGCCCTGCTCTCGGGCGCGCTCGGTGCCTGCTCGCGCTCCAAGCCCGTCCCGCCGCCCGACGGCACGCCGGATGCCGGCTCGCAGGTGCCCGCGGCCGGCGTCCCCGGCTGCACCCTCTACGGCGAGCCCCGCCAGACGGGCACCGTGCCGGACGTGCTGCCCGAGCTGTCCGGCCTCGCCGCCAGCCAGCGCCACCCCGGCGTCTTCTGGGCGCACAACGACTCCGGCAATGCCTTCCAGGTGTTCGCCGTCGACGACACCGGCGCCGTCCGCGCGAAGCTGACGCTCACCGGCGCCGAGCCCCGCGACGTGGAGGACGTGGCCGTGGGCCCCTGCGCCCCGGGTGACTCGCGCCCGTGCATCTTCCTGGCGGACATCGGCGACAACTTCGAGCGCCGCGACGTCGTGCGCCTCTACCGCCTGCTGGAGCCGGAGGCGCTCGCCGACGCCACCGTCGCGGTGGAGGTGCTGCCCTTCACGTACCCCGACGAGCCCCATGACGCGGAGTCGCTCATCATGGACGCGCGCTCGGGGCGGCTGGCCGTCATCACCAAGACGCGCGGCTCGCTGGGGGACGTCTTCGCGCTGGACGGCGTGAGGCCGGGGACGACCGTCAAGGCCACGAAGCTCGGCACGCTGGAGGCGCCCGAGGGGTTGGACCGTCTCACCACCGCCGCGTCCCTCCACCCGTCCGGCCAGCGGCTGTTGCTGCGCACCTACACCCGCGTGTGGGAAGTGCGACAGCCGGGCGCCGCCCGCCTGGAAGACCTCCTCAAGGGGCAGGTGGTCGAAGTGCCGGGTGCAAGCCAGGCTCAGGCGGAGGCCATTACGTTTCTACAGGACGGCAACGGCTACCTGCTGGGCTCGGAGTTCACCAGTCAACCGCTCTTCGTCGTGGGATGTCGCTGATCAGGCGCAAGGGCCTGCACTACCCGTGAAGCCCGCCTGCCGGGTTGACGGTATGGCCTTGGTGAACATCTTTGGCCACAGCCAGGGTGCCCCCACATGGGCAAGGTGTCCCTGTGAGTGGGAGGGGGAGGGCGAGCGTGCCGACGATGAAGCCACAGGATTTGCCGCCGGGTATGGGCCCGCGCGGAAAGAAGACAGACAAGCCGACACCGACTCCGGGACGAGGATTCAAGATCGGCTCGCCGCTGGGCTACATCTTGCTGCTGGTCCTGGGCTTCCTGCTGTTCCGCAACGTCTTCCAGGACGCGGGCGTGCGGCGTGTGAGCTACAGCCAGTTCCGCGATGCGGTGGAGGCCGGCAACTTCAGCCGCGTCCAGATTTCCAACGAGTGGGTGAAGGGCTTCCTCAAGGACACGGCCGCGGCCCAGCCGCCTCCGTCCTCGACGGGGGACCGCGCGCTGCGCAGCGAGCCCAGTGCCCTGCCGTGGATGGCCTACCGCGTCCCCGGTGACGATGGCCTCATCCCGCTCCTGCAGGAGAAGGGCATCCAGTACGAGGCGGTGCCGCAGTCCGGCCTCGGCGAGGCGCTGTGGATATGGCTGGTGCCCCTGGGCCTCTTCATCTTCTTCTGGAGCTTCATGATGCGCAGGATGGCCGGCGGCATCGGCCAGGGCCCGCAGAGCGTCATGAGCTTCGGGAAGACGCGCGCCAAGGTACAGGCCGAGGCCGACACCGGCGTGGGCTTCAAGGACGTGGCCGGCGTCGACGAGGCGGTGGACGAGCTGCGCGAAATCGTCGAGTTCCTCAAGACGCCGGAGAAGTTCCGCCGCCTCGGTGGCCGGATTCCGAAGGGCGTGCTGCTCGTGGGCCCGCCGGGCACCGGCAAGACGCTGCTGGCGCGCGCGGTGGCGGGCGAGGCGGGCGTGCCCTTCTTCAGCCTCTCCGGCTCCGAGTTCGTGGAGATGTTCGTCGGCGTGGGCGCCGCCCGCGTGCGTGACCTGTTCGCACAGGCGACCGCCAAGGCCCCGTGCATCATCTTCATCGACGAGCTGGACGCCATCGGCAAGAGCCGCAACGCGGGCGTGGCCGGCGGCCATGACGAGCGCGAGCAGACGCTCAACCAGCTCCTCGCGGAGATGGACGGCTTCGACAGCCGCGCGGGCCTCATCATCCTCGCGGCCACCAACCGTCCCGAAATCCTGGACAGCGCGCTGCTGCGTCCGGGCCGCTTCGACCGGCAGGTGCTGGTGGACCGGCCGGACAAGCGGGGCCGCGAGCGCGTGCTGGAAATCCACTCGCGCGGCGTGAAGCTGGGGCCGGACGTGGACCTCAAGTCCATTGCCTCGCGCACGCCGGGCTTCGCGGGCGCGGACCTGGCCAACGTCGTCAATGAGGCCGCGCTGCTGGCCGCGCGCCGCAACCGCGACGCGGTGATGCGAGCGGACTTCGAGGAGGCCATCGAGCGCGTCGTCGCGGGCCTGGAGAAGAAGAACCGCCGCATGAACGAGCGCGAGAAGGAAATCGTCGCGCACCACGAGGCGGGCCACGCGGTGGTGGGCTGGATGATGCCGTATGCCGAGCGGGTGACGAAGGTGTCCATCATCCCCCGCGGCCTCGCGGCGCTGGGCTACACCATGTCGCTGCCGCTGGAGGACCGCTACCTCATGTCGCTGGACGAGTTGCGCGACAAGATGGCGGGCATGATGGGCGGCCGCGCGGCGGAGGAGATCTTCATCGGCGAGATTTCCACCGGCGCCTCCAACGACATCCGCCAGGCCACGGAGATGGCCCGGATGATGGTGCGCGACTACGGCATGAGCAGCCTGGGCCCCGTGGCGCTCAGCGCCGAGCACGGGCCGGGCTTCCTGCGCTCCGCGGGCCTTCCCGAGTCGCGCAGCTACTCGGAGCAGACGGCGCGGATGATTGACGAGGAGGTCCGCAAGCTCGTCAGCGAGGCGCTCGACAGGGCGCGCCTGGTGCTCACCGAGCACAAGGACAAGGTGCAGGCCGTGGCGGCCCGGCTGTTGGCCACGGAGGTCATCGAGGAGGACGCGATGACGGTCATCCTCGGCCCCAAGGTGGTGGCCCAGCGCGGGCTGCTGCACCCGGAGGCGCGCGCGGTGATTTCCGCGCACCCCGTGGGCGTGGGGGAGGCCGAGGAGCCGGCGCCTCCCACTCAGCACGCCAGCGCCAACAAGCCGCCGCTGGACTCGTAGCCGGACGCTCGGGCGCCTGCCCTGCTGCCGTCCACCCGCCCACCGACGCCGCGGTCGCCTGCGGTGTCGAGTGGGCGAAATTATCTTGAGCGGAAAGGAGGCGTCGCCGTGGAGAACAGGATCGGCAAGAGCTACGTGGCCCGGAAGACCCTATTCGCGAAGGGGCTGAAGGAGGGGCGGCTCACCGTTCAGGAAATCGAGGAAGCGCTGCCGGCGGGGACCCTGACGGCGGCGGAGCGGTGGCTCCTCTACTACTCCCTGCGCGCCGCGCAGGTGGAAATCATCGACGAAGTGACGGGCCAGGTGGACCACGGCTTCATGGCCGAGGCCCCCCACGCGCCACAGGAGCACTAGCGCCTTCCTCCTCGTTGACAGGTGCGCGCTCGCGGTTACGTTCCGGGCAAACAACCCAACCGCGCACGCGCGCACCTCCCATCGCCTCAGGTTCTTCGACATGGACGGCAAGCCCCGCACCGACGCAAACCCCGAAGCCCAGCAGGCCCAGACCGCCAACGGCGGAGGGTCCGGTCCGGCCTCAGGGGAGCCTTCTTCCTCGCAGCAGCCGCCCCAGGGCGCCGCCGCCGAGGCCTCGGCTCCGAAGGCCGACCCGGAGAAGGAGCGGTTGGCCGCGGAGCTGGACGCCACCCGGAAGAAGTATGACCAGCTCGCCCGCGCCTACCAGGACGTCAACCGGGACCGCGAGGAGTTCAAGCAGCGGATCACCCGCGAGCGTGAGCGGATGCTGGATGTGGAGCGCGGCAACGTGGCCACCACGCTGCTGGAGGCCATCGACGAGCTGGACCGCTGCCTGACGGTGGGCGGCCAGGACACGTCCCCGCTGGCGCAGGGCGTGCGGATGATTCGCGACGCGCTCTTGGCCAAGGTGCAGGGCACCGGCATCGAGCGCATCAACGTGGTGGGGCAGACGTTCGACCCCAACGTGGCCGAGGCCTCGGACATGGAAATCACCACCTCGCCGGACGAGGACCAGCGCGTCGTCGCCGAGGTGCGCGCCGGCTACCGGCTGAAGGACCGCATCATCCGCCCCGCCCGGGTCAAGGTGGCCAAGTACGTGGCCCCGGCCCAGGCCTGAGGGCGGCGGGCGTATTCCCGTACGGGAAGGGAGCGGGCGGGGCCGGTGTTGGCCCCGAACGCCATGGCTCGCCGTATAAGCTGCCCCTCCGTGCTCTCCCGAATCCTTCCCGTCCTCCTCGTGCTGGCGCTCGCCCCCGCGGCGCGCGCCGACGAGGGTCTGCTCGACTCCTGGCTCCAGGCGCGGGTGCGTGAGCACACCGCCTGGTACGCCGCCCAGGCCGCGGGGGAGGGCCGCTCCGGTGCCCTGGGGCTGTGGCGCGAGCGAGCCCCGGGGGACAAGGGCCTCCACGACTTCGTGCCTCCCACGTCGCTGGCCCCGCTCATCCGCGCGGTGGAGGCGGGCGTGGTCAACATCACCACGGTGGCCTTGCGCGACAGCGGCCTGGGGGGGATGAAGAAGGCCACCGGCTCCGGCTTCGTGCTGACGCCGGACGGGCTCGTCGTCACCAACAACCACGTGGTGGCCGGGGCGCGGCAGATTGCGGTGCGCCTGTCGGACGGGCGCGAGTTCGCCGCCGAGGTGGTGGGCCGCGACGCCTCCACGGACGTGGCGCTGCTGCGGCTGTCCGGAGAAGGCCTGGGCAACCTGCCGGCGCTGTACCTGGGGGACTCGGACAAGCTGGAGGTGGGGGACTGGGTGGTGGCCATCGGCAACCCGTTCGGCCTGGACCACTCGGTGGCGCACGGGATGATTTCCGCCAAGGAGCGCATCCTCGGCGTGGGCCAGTTCGACGACTTCATCCAGACGGACGCGCTCATCAACCCCGGCAACTCCGGCGGGCCGCTCTTCAACATGAAGGGCGAGGTGGTGGGCGTGACGACGGCCATCATCAGCCAGGGGCAGGGCATCGGCTTCGCGGTGCCCATCAACCTGGTGAAGGATTTGCTGCCCAACCTGCGGGAGAACGGGAAGCTGGAGCGCGGCTGGCTGGGCGTGGCCATCAACGACGACGGCACCGACGGCGAGCGGCGCGCCCTGGTGGTGAAGGACGTCTACAAGGACAGCCCGGCCGCCACCGCGGGCGTCCGCCCCGGAGACCGGGTGGTGGCGGTGAACGGGCGCGCCATCGGCTCGTACCTGCAGCTGCTGCGCAAGGTGGCGCTGCTGGCGCCGGGGACCGAGGCGCGGCTGACGCTGGTGCGCGCGGGGGCGACGAAGGAAGTCACGGCGCGGCTCATCGCGAGGCCTGCCAAGGAGGCCACGGAGGGACTCAACCAGCGCGCCTCCAGCGAGCACGATTTGGGGATGACGCTGGTGGACCTCACGCCCGAGGTGGCCGCGCCCATGGGAGCGGAGGCCTGGTCCGGGGCGCTGGTGGCCAGCGTCACGTCGCGCAGCCCGGCGGACGAGGCCGGCCTGCGCACGGGCGACGTGGTGACGGAGGTGAACCGGCGCCGGGTGAAGGACGCGGCCGGCGTGAGCGCGGCGCTCGCGAAGGGCAGCGCCGGGGCCAGCATCCTCCTGCGGGTGAAGCGGGGCGACACGCTCCAGTACCTGGCCATCGCCCGGTGAGCCCGGGGCGGGGCGTCTCGTGCCTCCGCCTCCCGGAACCACGCGCGGCTACCTGCCCGCGTTGGCGTCCTTGCCGTTGAGCCACAGGCCGAGCTGCTGGCCGGTGCGGCCCTCGCTGACGAGGATGCCCTCAATCCGGGCGGTGACGCCGAAGTTCTTCCCGCCGCCCTTCTTGGGCAGGTTCCACACACCCTGCGGCGTGAAGACCACCTGCGCGCGTACGCCGCGCATGGAGAAGAGGCGGCCGAACATCTGCATGTTCCACCCCTCCGGCACGGTGCCAGTCACGGTGAGGTAGGGCAGCACCGGGTTGCCGTTGGCGTCCGTCTTCTTCGGCGCGCCGTGGGTGAGCGCGTAGCGGCCACCGGGGAAGAACGGGGTGATGTTGATGGTGTACTCGCCCGTGCCCGGCGAGTACGGCCCCGGGGACAGCATGGTGGCGTCGTCCTCGGTGACAATCATGTAGAGGCGCTTGCCCTGGTACTTCTTCCGGAACGCCTCCGCCTGCGACTTGCACTGCGGGTCCACGAAGGCCCCCTCACACGCACCGATGTACTTCTCCAGGAAGGCCCCCAGCCCGCCCAGGGGCTCGGACTCGTCGCGCAGCTTCGCGAAGCGGGCGTCCACGTCGGCCAGGGCCAGCGCGGGAAGGAGGAGGGAGACGGCGGCGACGAGGAAGCGGCTCACGCGAGGGGACTCCGGGAAAGGCGGGTTCACTCGGCATGCTGCCACCGCCCCGTCCCCCCGGCACTCGTCTTTCAACAGGTGGTTGCTGGTAGCTACAGGTGAAGAACTTGCCTACATGTGGCTACCATGTAGGGTGTGCCTGTCACCACCTGTTCCGGGAGGCATCACCCAGTGTTCGAGCGTCCGCATGAGCGCCGCAGCCACCTTCGCTTCGACAAGGTCTTCACCGTGTACCTCACCACTCAGGACGGGATGATGCGGGGGGTGGGGCGCAACATCAGTGCGCGGGGCATGTTCGTGGAGGTGCGCGACTCGGTGGGCCTGGGCGAGAAGCTCAAGGTCACCTTCGCGGGCGAGGACGGCACGGAGATGACCTGCCTGTGCGAGGTCCGCTACCAGGTGGCCCTGGCCTTCGGGCGCAAGGACGGGCGCGAGGGCAGCAGCCGCGGCGTGGGGCTGCGAATCGTGGCCTACGAGACGCAGGACGACGCGCCGCTGCTCCTCGTGGACCGCGAGCGGGTGATGCACTGAGCAGCAGGATTGTCCTGGGCCCGTGAAGGGCTCGACGGCCGTCGCTCCCGGAACCGTGGGGCCGCACGAGCCAACCTTCGCGGGGCCTGGAAAGCACAAAGGGCACGTCCTCCCGAGTGGAAGACGTGCCCTTCGTCGTTACAGCGGGCGCCGGAGCGCCGGGACTACTGCGAGAAGCCCTCGAGGAGGTAGTGGGCCTCGATGCGCTTGAGCGCGAGAATCATCGCGGCGCAGCGGGTGTCCACCGGCTCGCCGATGCAGTACTGGCGGCTGTCGTGCATCTCCGTCTTGCGCGGCTGGTTGCGCGAGATGTCGCGGATGATGCGGTAGTTGCGCTTCATGGCGCGCTCGAGGCGCTGGTCGACCTCGGCCTCGCTCCAGCGCTCCATGCGCTTGTTCTGGATCCACTCGTAGTAGGACACCGTCACGCCGCCGGCGTTGGCGATGATGTCCGGGATGAGCTCGATGCCGCGCTTCTGGAGGACGCGGTCGGCCTCGGGGGTGGTGGGGCCGTTGGCGCCCTCGGCGATGAGCTTCACCTTGAGGCGCTCGGCGATGTCCGCGGTGATTTCGCCACCCAGCGCGGCGGGGATGAGGATGTCGGCCTGGACGTCCCAGAGGTCCTTCTTCTCGATCTTCTGGGCGCCGGGGAACCCGAGCACGCTGCGCTTGAGATTCTTGGGGTCG comes from Pyxidicoccus parkwaysis and encodes:
- a CDS encoding helix-turn-helix domain-containing protein, with protein sequence MTDGPDGVMLGAMNTSRREKAEVLGAALKAARQQAGLGMEEVAERLEIPVEVLARVERGVMVPTISTLTRLCVILKLDPDTLPDLPEMSD
- a CDS encoding (deoxy)nucleoside triphosphate pyrophosphohydrolase codes for the protein MARRHVRVVGAMLQNDGGRYLITQRPPSASLPLLWEFPGGRVEEGEDDATALAREILEEMGVAVHVLEQAMHTRHEYPTYDIDFRVFHCRMAEPERNIRHLRVHDHRWVTLEEMAGYRFPDADAKTLAKLLDLDS
- the ftsH gene encoding ATP-dependent zinc metalloprotease FtsH; translated protein: MKPQDLPPGMGPRGKKTDKPTPTPGRGFKIGSPLGYILLLVLGFLLFRNVFQDAGVRRVSYSQFRDAVEAGNFSRVQISNEWVKGFLKDTAAAQPPPSSTGDRALRSEPSALPWMAYRVPGDDGLIPLLQEKGIQYEAVPQSGLGEALWIWLVPLGLFIFFWSFMMRRMAGGIGQGPQSVMSFGKTRAKVQAEADTGVGFKDVAGVDEAVDELREIVEFLKTPEKFRRLGGRIPKGVLLVGPPGTGKTLLARAVAGEAGVPFFSLSGSEFVEMFVGVGAARVRDLFAQATAKAPCIIFIDELDAIGKSRNAGVAGGHDEREQTLNQLLAEMDGFDSRAGLIILAATNRPEILDSALLRPGRFDRQVLVDRPDKRGRERVLEIHSRGVKLGPDVDLKSIASRTPGFAGADLANVVNEAALLAARRNRDAVMRADFEEAIERVVAGLEKKNRRMNEREKEIVAHHEAGHAVVGWMMPYAERVTKVSIIPRGLAALGYTMSLPLEDRYLMSLDELRDKMAGMMGGRAAEEIFIGEISTGASNDIRQATEMARMMVRDYGMSSLGPVALSAEHGPGFLRSAGLPESRSYSEQTARMIDEEVRKLVSEALDRARLVLTEHKDKVQAVAARLLATEVIEEDAMTVILGPKVVAQRGLLHPEARAVISAHPVGVGEAEEPAPPTQHASANKPPLDS
- a CDS encoding RNA polymerase sigma factor region1.1 domain-containing protein, translated to MENRIGKSYVARKTLFAKGLKEGRLTVQEIEEALPAGTLTAAERWLLYYSLRAAQVEIIDEVTGQVDHGFMAEAPHAPQEH
- a CDS encoding nucleotide exchange factor GrpE: MDGKPRTDANPEAQQAQTANGGGSGPASGEPSSSQQPPQGAAAEASAPKADPEKERLAAELDATRKKYDQLARAYQDVNRDREEFKQRITRERERMLDVERGNVATTLLEAIDELDRCLTVGGQDTSPLAQGVRMIRDALLAKVQGTGIERINVVGQTFDPNVAEASDMEITTSPDEDQRVVAEVRAGYRLKDRIIRPARVKVAKYVAPAQA
- a CDS encoding trypsin-like peptidase domain-containing protein, whose translation is MARRISCPSVLSRILPVLLVLALAPAARADEGLLDSWLQARVREHTAWYAAQAAGEGRSGALGLWRERAPGDKGLHDFVPPTSLAPLIRAVEAGVVNITTVALRDSGLGGMKKATGSGFVLTPDGLVVTNNHVVAGARQIAVRLSDGREFAAEVVGRDASTDVALLRLSGEGLGNLPALYLGDSDKLEVGDWVVAIGNPFGLDHSVAHGMISAKERILGVGQFDDFIQTDALINPGNSGGPLFNMKGEVVGVTTAIISQGQGIGFAVPINLVKDLLPNLRENGKLERGWLGVAINDDGTDGERRALVVKDVYKDSPAATAGVRPGDRVVAVNGRAIGSYLQLLRKVALLAPGTEARLTLVRAGATKEVTARLIARPAKEATEGLNQRASSEHDLGMTLVDLTPEVAAPMGAEAWSGALVASVTSRSPADEAGLRTGDVVTEVNRRRVKDAAGVSAALAKGSAGASILLRVKRGDTLQYLAIAR
- a CDS encoding DUF6066 family protein, with product MSRFLVAAVSLLLPALALADVDARFAKLRDESEPLGGLGAFLEKYIGACEGAFVDPQCKSQAEAFRKKYQGKRLYMIVTEDDATMLSPGPYSPGTGEYTINITPFFPGGRYALTHGAPKKTDANGNPVLPYLTVTGTVPEGWNMQMFGRLFSMRGVRAQVVFTPQGVWNLPKKGGGKNFGVTARIEGILVSEGRTGQQLGLWLNGKDANAGR
- a CDS encoding PilZ domain-containing protein, with product MFERPHERRSHLRFDKVFTVYLTTQDGMMRGVGRNISARGMFVEVRDSVGLGEKLKVTFAGEDGTEMTCLCEVRYQVALAFGRKDGREGSSRGVGLRIVAYETQDDAPLLLVDRERVMH